One Dioscorea cayenensis subsp. rotundata cultivar TDr96_F1 unplaced genomic scaffold, TDr96_F1_v2_PseudoChromosome.rev07_lg8_w22 25.fasta BLBR01001264.1, whole genome shotgun sequence genomic region harbors:
- the LOC120256024 gene encoding transcription factor BHLH089-like: MDLAAREMWPFPMLGGARTVDEYTVTEHSGGGGGGRTRRKRKESVSEDESSKLVSTSSGNELTDCEGKRAKKIMKSRVENDNSKTETEASSGNCDKPVDQNAQSSEPPKQDYIHVRARRGQATDSHSLAERARREKISARMKILQDLVPGCNKVIGKASVLDEIINYIQALQRQVEFLSMKLEAVTSRMNSSIESFPPKDFGPQAYDTAPSLPFGTQAREYDQGSTPEWLHMQVGGAFERVT; this comes from the exons ATGGATCTGGCGGCGCGGGAGATGTGGCCGTTTCCGATGCTTGGGGGAGCGAGGACTGTGGATGAGTATACTGTCACTGAGCAcagcggtggtggtggtggtggtcggACTAGACGGAAGCGGAAGGAATCGGTGTCGGAGGATGAGTCTTCGAAGCTTGTATCGACTAGTAGCGGGAATGAACTG ACGGATTGTGAAGGTAAAAGGGCAAAAAAGATTATGAAATCTAGGGTTGAGAATGACAATTCAAAAACTGAGACTGAGGCTAGTTCGGGCAACTGTGACAAGCCGGTAGATCAAAATGCGCAATCCTCTGAACCACCCAAACAAGATTACATTCATGTGAGAGCAAGAAGGGGCCAAGCAACTGATAGCCACAGTCTTGCTGAGAGA GCTAGAAGAGAGAAGATAAGTGCGCGGATGAAAATCTTACAAGATCTTGTACCTGGATGTAACAAG GTAATTGGCAAAGCATCAGTTCTTGATGAGATTATCAATTACATCCAGGCATTGCAGCGCCAGGTCGAG TTCCTTTCAATGAAGCTGGAAGCTGTAACGTCTCGAATGAATTCAAGCATTGAAAGCTTCCCTCCCAAAGAT TTTGGACCACAAGCATATGATACTGCTCCTAGTTTGCCATTCGGAACTCAAGCGAGGGAGTACGATCAAGGATCAACTCCAGAATGGCTTCATATGCAGGTTGGTGGTGCATTTGAGAGAGTCACATAG